The DNA region ttttggttaattttggcctcgttttagtcgatttgaaggcggctgaatgcaaacagtttccttaaagtggctgtaactttggcaaatttcaatggatttttgtcccgtttcagcccgggatggaggacattccagactacctagttatgcaaaaatgaagcaattttgaaaaattttcatcgttttttgtttttcggttttaggtttgcaaatcgtttttcttaaatatcttttgacaggaaagggctacggggaagattttcaatagcgacttatcggaagctaagagggatcgaatgcaaccggaagtgtccaaatccgttcagccagttccgagaaatcgcagtgacattttttggccaattttcaagtgattttatatggcattcctcggagaggaagccaaaactcgggttcccccaaaataaaataatctgccgtaaaccaattgcgaccacttggtcgcgttcttgttgcactcttctcagcgAGTTGAGTCGGTGTAGTGGGCTAGGGCGCGcgccagagttttatttttggccgGTGTGTGCCCCGTGGGTTCTGTGGTGACCACGTGTATCTATACAAGAAGTTTGACCGATAAGCTTGAGGCTTCCAACCTAACTGAGCGCGACGCGATTGTTCATTATGCACACGAGTCCACTGCACTGGTGATGATTCCGCACATACAGTTGCGCAttcaatgtaattattatatgcTTACCAATAAAGGCATCCACCACATCTCCCTTTCtttaatatatttatttatttattttagttgTTATTCAACTTTACTGTAGCAATTTATTAATGTGTTAACGAACAACCAATTTTACTGTGTTCTTGTAAATCTTTCTTTTCCAAGGCGGAAATTGTCAAGATCCAGTGAACTTAGTTTCTCTATTTCACTTTAAGCAActactttaaattttattcatgtTACAAACAGTTTGGTCATGGTACTTGTTTTAGCCAATCTACAAAtataattttgttaaacttttcCTTCACATCTTCCCTCTCTTtcccgtttttttaaatttttcaaacttagatagacaaaaaaaatcatatttaaaagaTTTCCCGATTACCAAATGCGCTAATCGGTTACCTAATGAGCGATTCTACATTTGAGAAGTGACTGATCCTGTCCTTATGTATGCTATTGGCCTGTGACTATTATTAGGATGCGTGATGAGTTCCCCCTCGTTAGCTGAAGACATTAAACTCAAGGTAATCCAACCGTTTTTCACTATTAAATATGTTTATTAGAATGGCAATTTGACTTTCGATAACTCGATGTCGGTTTTCATCGCCGTTTTCACTACTGAACTGAATACTAATGAAACAGTCGAACACAAAACACCTAGAGGAAATGAAATGGAACCATGGCAACATCGGGATCGTTAGTCGAAACCGCGATCGCCGTTTTGGTCTGTAATATTTTTCATCCCAATTagcgttttgaaaatatcaaaactttCAGTTCTCCATGAACACAACTATCGTACGAAAATTCTTTTCTCGAATATCACTGTTCTTTTTCCGTTCTGATAATCTTCGCGCCAATcacgttttatttttaacacacaCTCGTTTGATATTTCCTTTTTCTCACTCATTTCCATTCTACAGTTTTAAACCACAGGCGTAATGCGTTGTCGGTTCCAAATCACTCTCTTACAGACTTTCAAGGTGATTTCCTGAGAGAATGAAAAACTCGGGAGTGAATGCGCGTGGTCGAGGAAATGAGGAGTAGTAATACAAGAGAACATTATTGCGGAAATcacgaaacaaagaaaaaagatctagCAAACCATATTGACGGTCGCTACACTCTCTGATATTTTGGTGCAGGAATGATCATATGATACCccatttctatcactcattttcaATACTGATTACAATCAATTCCACAAACCTGTTGTGATAATAAACCACTACCAGGATGAGCCCACCGATGAACACTGGTCCCAGGAAGTTAAATGGTGAATACGACCAAGATTATACTGGAATGATTCTCACTTCAAACTCAGGTCGACTAAATACCTGAACTAGACGACACACTATTCCTACGCTAACACATTCTCATTACATGTTAAATCACCAACATCATATTAGTAACCCCGCATACCAGTTTAAACTCGATATTCCTCATGTTTGAGTATCTACTCCTTCAAACTTGATACTATTCCTTGCAACAACGATTTCACCTGTTCTTCCACTTGAAAACTGAGGAAACTTTGACTGTTCGATCATGAACTGCTTGAGTGACCTATATTCCCTTTACATCGTCAACAAACAGATAAACACCAAAGCTTGAGGAAACGTAATAGAATGCTTTCTAAATATATATAGAAATATCGgtttaaattcaatgattaagtCACTCGGCACAAACCCCAAtcggtaaaatttggtgatgTTTCCGCTATCCTTTTCAAGCTCTACCCAAGTAAACGCCTGGCTTATATCAAACTATACacataatcttttttttctaataatctgCTGAACCACATTAAATTGGTAGTACTGTTTGTTACTCACCCTCATAGATGACTCTTTCACTAATCTGTTATTTACCAAGCAGTGCCTTTTAGTATCTTTCGATCCTGTATTTACGATTTCGTCTGTTCTGGCTTTCAAACGCTGTCAATAATGTTCGtcatatgaataatttcgagCTACCTCTCGATGCATTGTAATGCTTTGTAATTTCATCATAGAGCCAAAATCTAAAATGTGCAGTTTTCCTACACAACATCGGGACACGTAACCAATTCGTATTAACCTTCGTCTTAACGTGAATACTTCCGAAtactttttcgttcaaagatataaacacatgctgattccttttggtaacgattatcccattccttgcaatgttatggaaatcgtcattaatcaatgattggcaactaggacgtcaatgattgtacaacaaaattatataaattttgaaacacatttgatttagacaaaaaattcattcaatggcttcaagaaggcaacaaccaacacatgctgattcattttggtgcagaaattcgtaaaattgaattcaatacagagcattttagagtgatgatcaattttcttccaaaatgATCAACGGTTCACCTTAATTCAAATTGACCTGTTTCATACCGTCAAATGCAGTATTTCCACTCACCCTGGTAACAATCAAATGTTTAACTCCATTGCATACAAGAACCCATAATGACCAAACGTTTGCAATTCTGATCGATGATCGGACATCTTCGCGAAGAGCCACTACAACGACTACACCCTCCTTAATCAACATTATACTGCCTACGGTCCTCGATGTTGGCAAATCTTTACTACTTCCGTCACAGCTAGAAATTCATTTCAGCCCAGCACATTTTTGTTTCCTCTACATCCACCAGATgcgtctcttttttttttgtgtaacagCAGAGCCACCAACATGTTTATTCTTTATGTGACAACCGGAAAAATCAGTCTTCCGTATCTATCAGATCAGAAATATATATTTACCAGAAATATGTTTCTTTTCGTATCAACCAGGaaatttattatgttttttttaatcaacaaaaattcttcatttttttttttttgagcatgAGTATGAGTATGAGAACAAcaagaattcttttttttttgcaacaataAACTACAAAACAACGTCTGTAACAACCAGACATTTTCATCTTTCCTTAACaaccaaaaaatacatattttctgTAACAACCGGAAATGTCCATCTTTCCGTAACAACCAGAAGCTTCATTTTTCTGtatcaaccggaattttaatattttccgtaacaaccagaAATTCCATCTTCCTGTAACGACCGGAAATGCCAAATTCTCCGTAACTACCAGAAACTTCATTTTCTGTAACAACcggaaatttaatattttccgtaacaaccagaAATTCCACCTTCCTGTAACGACCGGAAATGTTcattttccgtaacaaccagaattttcatttttctgtgACTACCGGAAATTCCACTTTTCCGTATCAACCAGAAATTTCAATTTCTGTTACATCCGGAACTCATTTTTTTCTCGtatcaaccaattttttttctatcgtTCCGCAACTACCAGAACATTCATATCTCTGTTACAACCAGAAATTTTACtctttttgaaacaattatcaAATATTAATCTTTATCTTTCAAATGGAAACTTCATTATTTCTGTAACtttcatattttgtttattcGGGCGTctttaaaataccaaaaataagaATGCTCAACCAAGGGGTGCATTCCTGATGCATTTATAACTCatgatattatttttccccAAACTGTAACTTTAACCTTCTACCACAACCGAAAATTAGCTAATTTCCGTACCGTATCCATAACTTTTTTTCCATTACGACTAGAAATTTAAATACTTCTGTAATAAATTGATGACAACAAATAAATCTCTTCTTTTCACCAATCATGATTAGATAATCACTCAGAAACATCATGCCAAAACTGTTGCACATAACAGAAAATACGCACCTTATATGTACAGTTAGAACCTCTTTTTGCTCCATGTGCATAATTACCATCACCGCACATTTCTTTATGCTTTTGTGCGCTAATCATAATCCTCTTCCAAGGTCATTTCCCTGCAGCCTCGGATGATGCACACCTTTCTTTACTCCTTTGCGCACACATTTTCCAAGGTCACTATCAATTTCGATCCCCGCTGCACCATTTTTCTACCACAATTTTCACTAAATGTAATCTTTTCTGCAAtaacatacttttttttttaaattattcctcACATGGTATCACAAACATTAACACAACataatttaaaacactttttccacgatatttttttaacacagTCGTTGAGAGCACGTTCTTTCATTAACCAtctcatattttaaatttaattaattgaccataattattatttcaaaaggcAATCTATGTTTTATTCGAATTTTCGCTTCATCCTCGTCGCCATTGTGTGGTGACCACGTGTATCTATACAAGAAGTTTGACCGATAAGCTTGAGGCTTCCAACCTAACTGAGCGCGACGCGATTGTTCATTATGCACACGAGTCCACTGCACTGGTGATGATTCCGCACATACAGTTGCGCAttcaatgtaattattatatgcTTACCAATAAAGGCATCCACCAcaggttcgaatctcgttctctcccgctcgctctctgagctgatttgtttttttttttctctctctctctctgcgcgttgtcgagcaatcttccggccggaaggtgctcgacttgagttttcgagcaatcttccggccgctcgacttttgaggctattttggacctgatttgaggtcgggtgaaatatttgcatgctggacgcgattcacaaagggaattttatttctaagatgacattcgaagcacgatgaaaaatgctttcgaatgaagtataatagttgtgggtttttggccggatgggcgaaccagcatgtgataatgcattggtatcgtcaaaatagcagtttagcgcagatattaacgactaagcttaataattcgtcgagatatgtatctcagtggattgggttttgaaagagctttccaaaaatgtgcaacatgccgacattttggttaattttggcctcgttttagtcgatttgaaggcggctgaatgcaaacagtttccttaaagtggctgtaactttggcaaatttcaatggatttttgtcccgtttcagcccgggatggaggacattccagactacctagttatgcaaaaatgaagcaattttgaaaaattttcatcgttttttgtttttcggttttaggtttgcaaatcgtttttcttaaatatcttttgacaggaaagggctacgggaagattttcaatagcgacttatcggaagctaagagggatcgaatgcaaccggaagtgtccaaatccgttcagccagttccgagaaatcgcagtgacattttttggccaattttcaagtgattttatatggcattcctcggagaggaagccaaaacttaAAGTGTTGTTGAAGTCTATAGTGTAGCGTGTAACATACAAAAACGTGTAACAAAAACGACTACCGGAACTTCGCAATGGAATCTCAGAGCTTAAAATATCACACTTGTCACGCAAACTTCACACTTGCGGGTGGAAAAGCTAGTCCATCAATTTGGGCATATCCGTTCTCAGCATAATTCTGCGCGCCAGTCTTTTGATCTCATTTGGAATATTCCTGAAACAAAATGATCCCCAAATCAGTTCTTCCTCTCGAAAAACAGCACAACAGAGCTTCCAGGACTTACTCGTACTGAATGAGGAACGGCTTTATTGCCTTCGGAACGAAGACGTCCTGCCGGTTGCGCAACATTCCTCCGACGACGGCACGTGCCATCGTTTTGGCGGAAAAAATGGGCATCCTTCCAAGCAGGCTGAAAATGGGAAatattaaccctttcaggcctgatgggtcatatatgacccataccgaaattcggttgtataaaatcacacagtgctcaaaacatataacattgttcagcaaagttgtaatttatgagtttctctacctaggaaaaaatgtttgagtagttgttaatggcctttttgacgacctagaacatcctgaaaacctgaaatttggaaacttcagaaaataTTGAAGATAATTCAGGCTTACAACGATTTTTCAAGGCAAATGAAGTTTAGTTATTACCAGTCACATCCCCACGACCATTTGGGACCACTTCGATCCCTTTGGAtatcttttgggatgatctaggtcctccaaagtgtcctggaatacagatcttggagtctaccgccgtaacaacacgaatCTACCAAGTtttcgattatggttcatattcagtgatgccCCTGGAACCTTTTAGCAaccctctgagctatgtgggtcacttttgggatgatctgggtcctccaaagtgtcctggaatacagatcttggagtctaccgccgtaacaacacgattctaccatgttttcgattatggttcatattcagtgatatccctgggaccctttggcaacactatgagctatgtggatcacttttgggatgttctgggtcctccaaaatgTCCTGggatacagatcttggagtctaccgcggtaacaacacgattctaccaagtttccgattatggttcatattcagtgatgccCTGGAACCTTTTAGCAaccctctgagctatgtgggtctcttttgggatgatctgggtcctccaaagtgtcctggaatacagatcttggagtctaccgccgtaacaacacgattctaccaagtttccgattatggttcatattcagtgatgtccctgggacccattggcaacactatgagctatgtggatcacttttgggatgatctgagtcctccaaagtgtcctggaatacagatcttggagtctaccgccgtaacaacacgattctaccaagtttctgatcatggttcatattcagtgatgtccctggaaccCTTTGACGAACACGAGAAACCAATCCGCAGACGTGGAGATAAGTGAGATTGAGGAAACCTCGTATATTTTTGACCCATATAGAGTTCgataccgatcatatagcccaattttcagctcgaattttgcctgagactATGTTAGCGAGTAGAAAGTTGCAGTTGAAGCATTTCTCCGTGTATTGCTACAGAGTTTTTCAATGCTCAGATTCAGCCGCCCACAGATCGTGCGAGAGATTGAATGTGTTGGGTTTTGGAAGGTTTATGACTTGAACAAATTCAACTAACGCTGCAGTCAAAATCCTCcctcgaccgccacctaccccttttgcctcaCCAGATGGGATTCAAGCCATcctttcgcttacaaagcgaaacccgccAGGAGCTGGCACCCTTTAGCATTACTAGACTCCAAgaactgtattccaggacactttggaggacccagaacatcccaaaagtgatccacatagctcataatattgccaaagggtcccagggacatcactgaatatgaaccataatcggaaacttggtagaatcgtgttgttacggcggtagactccaagatctgtattccaggacactttggaggacccagaacatcccaaaagtgatccacatagctcatagtgttgccaaagggtcccagggacatcactgaatatgaaccataatcggaaacttggtagaatcgtgttgttaccgcggtagactccaagatctgtatccCAGGAcattttggaggacccagaacatcccaaaagtgatccacatagctcatagtgttgccaaagggtcccagggatatcactgaatatgaaccataatcgaaaacatggtagaatcgtgttgttacggcggtagactccaagatctgtattccaggacactttggaggacccagaacatcccaaaagtgatccacatagctcatagtgttgccaaagggtcccagggatatcactgaatatgaaccataatcgaaaACTTGGTAGattcgtgttgttacggcggtagactccaagatctgtattccaggacactttggaggacccagaacatcccaaaagtgatccacatagctcatagtgttgccaaagggtcccagggacatcactgaatatgaaccataatcggaaacttggtagaatcgtgttgttaccgcggtagactccaagatctgtatccCAGGAcattttggaggacccagaacatcccaaaagtgatccacatagctcatagtgttgccaaagggtcccagggacatcactgaatatgaaccataatcggaaacttggtagaatcgtgttgttacggcggtagactccaagatctgtattccaggacactttggaggacccagaacatcccaaaagtgatccacatagctcatagtgttgccaaagggtcccagggacatcactgaatatgaaccataatcggaaacttggtagaatcgtgttgttacggcggtagactccaagatctgtattccaggacactttggaggacccagaacatcccaaaagtgatccacatagctcatagtgttgccaaagggttccagggacatcactgaatatgaaccataatcggaaactttgtagaatcgtgttgttacggcggtagactccaagatctgtattccaggacactttggaggacccagaacatcccaaaagtgatccacatagctcatagtgttgccaaagggtcccagggacatcactgaatatgaaccataatcggaaacttggtagaatcgtgttgttacggcggtagactccaagatctgtattccaggacactttggaggacccagaacgtccaataatgaaatgtaacttttttttgcctgtttctgtTTGCTCATGGAAAAAGTTAACTACTGGTACCAAAATTGTAGATTTACacagctcagaaaaattcaggcctgaaagggttaaagaaCCATGCTTTGCTGCCTAACTCGATCGGCGGTTCTTACTTGGCCTTGTCCAGCGCATCGATGAGATCCTTGCGGGTGTTGAGGAAGATCGGGTTCACGGTCGTGGTGAACACCTCGTTCTGCAGCCCGTCGCAGTACAGCTCGTCGTTGAAGGCTTCCATCAGGCCGCGGACTCCGTACTTGGAGGCCACGTAGGAGCACAGTCGTCCTAGCGGAAGGTATGCTACGAGAGAGAGATGAAGGGTGGTGGTGGAATTTTCCCGGTGACTTAGAAGTTgactttcgtttttttaaaggcGCAACTCACCTACTGCTGAAGCAACGGCCACAATGTGGCCCTTTCGACGCGATACCATTCCGTCGATGAAGGTTCGAATGGTCTGAAAGAGAAGTGGAAATaatgtaaatgaaaaaaaaatcgctttttttGTTAATCTGTTTCTACATACCCAAAAGTGCGACAACAAGTTGATCTCCAGCACCCTCTTCAAATCCTCCGGCGTTCCTTCCCGGACGGACATCAGCGGCATCACGCCGGCATTGTTCACCAGAATGTCCACCTGCCCGAGGCTGCTCTCGACACTCTTTCGCAGCTCCTGAACCGATTCATAGCTGGAAATGTCCGCCTAAAAGCATATATACGTCGTCAAAGAGAGTTGTACATAATAACGATAGGCACGTGCATTTCACTTGCATTTTGTACTGCAACGAGCCTACGAGGCGCAATGTtatcaaaaagtatttcagCTTCTATTTGCATGTAAAAAACATGCTACAAGCTAGCATAACTATGACGAACCTCTTCGCGAAGCACCACCACCAGTGGTTGACGCTGGATGCAGCTAAGCATAATCACATTGAGTGCAAGTAGCAGCGAACTTAAGCGTCTTGAGCGGCAATTACCCTTATGCAGGTTAAATCAGTGGTTTAAAACTGCATGAGCGCTTGCGTTTGTAGCATTTTTTAGAAGCTACTAGGCAGTTCTTTGAAAATAGACGCATGTTTATGGTGTTCATATTGCTTatgcattttttaggaaaaaaagttcgtaatgaattttttttttgtgaaacagtTACATATTTTGAATCTCCTGAATAGTGCTTTTTCAAACCTATTAGCTATAACTAGATACACGAAAAAATGAATTCATAAACTAGTTTGTACTGTAAATACAAACAGACGAGATGTAAATATAAAGCGGAATTGATAGGAACAACTCgtttctttgtattcacagtaatgcattctgatAAAATGCCCAACCAAACCAGAACTAGCTGTAACTCCACAACCTCCTATTACAAATGTCAAAGAACTCACCTTGTAGAACATCGCCTTCACACCGTATTGCTGGTGCAAGTCCTGAACAGTCTTCTCCCCGTTCACCGAGTCCAGGTCAACGACCGCCACGTGACACCCATTCCGTGCCAGCTGGAAGCAAATCTCCCTGCCTAACCCGTTCGAGCCACCCGTCACGAGGGCCAACTGACCGCGGATGTCCTTCTTCGGAGGACTAACAAACAGCCCAACCACGTACTTGACCAGAATCGGTACCAGCAGCACCAGGAACGTGCCAGCGTCGATCAAGCAACTCAGCACAAACTTGACCGTCGCCAGCCCATCTGACCCGGAACCCGACCCGTCGCGTAGCTTCAGCAAGGTATCCCCTCGAGGTGCCGCCTCGTACGGACTGCCACCGATGTTCCGCAAGCTCTGCATATCTTCCTGGTTTCTCTTGTACCACTGCACCAACAATACCACGGGGCACAGCTGCACGCTAAACAATAGTCAGCTCGATGTCGACTAGAGTTTAAGCTGGACTGCTGGACAGACTACTGCCCAAAGGTACTGCTGGGCTGCACGTGTTTCGGTTGGCGCTGCATCGGCCCAGCCCTGGTCACTCCCCCTCCAGCGATGCATTTCGCACGTGTACCCAGGTCAGTGACGAGCAAACGAGTATACCTAaacattgctttaaaaaatgcaaaaatgttgcgtcgttccagagcaACTGACAAAAGGCCTCAtcacgtaaaaagaggtttatcTGTAACACAATCGCAGTTGTTTTAGTCGTTGATGAATTAAATAATTGTTTTGGCTTAAATTCTCTAAAATGCTTGTtacagaaaatttgttaaatccacTGAAAGATAATTTTCGATCACTCTTGAAAGTTTTATGAAGAAATTTGATGATTAAAATGATTAACATCTTTCTTTGACCGgaaccaacatttacttcccggcgtgatcagac from Culex quinquefasciatus strain JHB chromosome 3, VPISU_Cqui_1.0_pri_paternal, whole genome shotgun sequence includes:
- the LOC6037052 gene encoding estradiol 17-beta-dehydrogenase 11, which produces MQSLRNIGGSPYEAAPRGDTLLKLRDGSGSGSDGLATVKFVLSCLIDAGTFLVLLVPILVKYVVGLFVSPPKKDIRGQLALVTGGSNGLGREICFQLARNGCHVAVVDLDSVNGEKTVQDLHQQYGVKAMFYKADISSYESVQELRKSVESSLGQVDILVNNAGVMPLMSVREGTPEDLKRVLEINLLSHFWTIRTFIDGMVSRRKGHIVAVASAVAYLPLGRLCSYVASKYGVRGLMEAFNDELYCDGLQNEVFTTTVNPIFLNTRKDLIDALDKANLLGRMPIFSAKTMARAVVGGMLRNRQDVFVPKAIKPFLIQYENIPNEIKRLARRIMLRTDMPKLMD